A genomic stretch from Sceloporus undulatus isolate JIND9_A2432 ecotype Alabama chromosome 5, SceUnd_v1.1, whole genome shotgun sequence includes:
- the LOC121932115 gene encoding urotensin-2 receptor-like, whose amino-acid sequence MMEEFIEEASWGNFSEDDELREESAITEVLGAILLLMCLFGIAGNIYTLVVAFGSASFRSTGSLCVYVINLAFADILYLSTIPFVVCTYFAQDWFFGDMGCRILLSLDLLTMHASIFMLTTMSLERYWAVTKPLRARWARNSYRKLASIAVWLLSVLLTLPMMIMIQLREGRSHKQICFPTWTPDAYRVYLTVLFSTSILGPGLVLGIVYSHLAWAYWTSMKIMQPQVMGRVLKQKLFPRIFSIIVAYWACFVPFWAWQLAKLYWSEELEIGPTTQVYLNFGVTCLTYGNSCINPFLYTLLTRNYMQYMAKQGGERNSGGYVLFKRRRCEKPQAECISVAQGGVME is encoded by the coding sequence ATGATGGAGGAATTCATAGAGGAAGCTTCATGGGGCAATTTCTCTGAGGATGATGAGCTTAGAGAGGAAAGTGCTATCACTGAAGTCTTGGGTGCGATCCTTCTCCTCATGTGTCTCTTTGGTATAGCAGGGAATATCTATACGCTGGTGGTAGCATTTGGCAGTGCATCTTTTCGATCGACAggttctttgtgtgtgtatgtgatcaATTTGGCTTTTGCTGATATACTCTACCTTTCTACCATCCCTTTTGTGGTGTGTACGTATTTTGCCCAGGACTGGTTTTTTGGGGACATGGGCTGCAGGATTTTGCTTAGCCTTGACCTGCTCACAATGCATGCTAGCATTTTCATGTTGACCACCATGAGCTTGGAGCGTTATTGGGCAGTGACTAAACCATTACGGGCCAGGTGGGCTCGAAATAGCTACCGCAAACTTGCTAGTATTGCAGTGTGGCTCCTTTCAGTGTTGCTTACACTTCCCATGATGATCATGATCCAGCTGCGGGAAGGAAGAAGCCACAAGCAGATTTGTTTTCCCACCTGGACACCTGATGCTTACCGAGTTTACCTCACAGTTCTCTTCAGCACCAGCATCCTTGGCCCTGGCTTAGTTCTGGGTATAGTCTATTCCCATCTTGCTTGGGCCTATTGGACTTCCATGAAAATTATGCAGCCTCAAGTGATGGGCAGAGTCTTGAAACAGAAGCTGTTCCCCCGGATCTTCAGCATCATTGTTGCCTACTGGGCTTGCTTTGTACCATTCTGGGCATGGCAACTAGCCAAACTGTATTGGTCTGAGGAGCTGGAGATTGGGCCCACCACTCAGGTGTATCTCAACTTTGGTGTTACTTGCTTGACCTATGGCAACAGCTGCATCAACCCATTCCTTTATACCCTGCTTACCAGGAATTACATGCAGTACATGGCCAAACAAGGTGGGGAGAGAAACAGTGGGGGCTATGTGCTCTTTAAGAGGAGAAGATGTGAAAAGCCTCAAGCAGAATGTATATCTGTGGCACAGGGAGGAGTGATGGAATAA